tttaacttcccacattgattttttgttcatttttggacaacgtggagagaaatgtaaataaaatctgtttctggaaagaaaaataggggtcaccgaacgtccaagaccgttaaatccaggcaaagctatagcaatggccttttgccctatcatttctcattttattactcagcgcgcgcgctcgtgtatgacgtggcgtgtgcatttgtgtgcgcagtaaggatgcgcagaaacaattggcgcgaacgtccttaaccaCCATACAGGGATTCAAAAAGGTGAAGtctcgagcgttagccttaACGTTCGTCAGAGGGAATCCAATTCGCTCTAACGAAGGGTTAAGGCTCGAAACGTCAACTTTTTGAATCCCAgcatggtggtcaatttacattatttactCCGTCCATAAACAAAATTCTACTGAAGTTGTACTTTGTTGGGAGGCAACCAATTCTACACTAGAAAAAGGACTACCAGCTGTCGCTAGGGTTGGAATTACCCTCCTCtgtttctattttttctttctgtcttTGTTGGGTACTTTCTCTTCTTATATATTATTTGGGAAAAGTAGAACTCTGTGCCCTTATGAACTATATCTAATATAAAATTCGCAAGTACGTGGCACCTTTTCTTTCTAATTTCAGTAAGCTGCCGTCTAAcacgtgttgttgacttgtagCCCAAAACAACGGAATTTCTTAAATATCACGCTCCTTAAGTGAATCTTACGGATCACGAACAAAATGATTAgatttaaattttgtcaaaatgacaaagaCAAACTGAGATATGCTAATTGCTATTCCAGACGCAAGTTTACCTTCCGCAAGCAACGAGATTCACAAGAACTTGAACAAAGTATCCGGCTAGTGCGAGCTTAATCGGAACTGCAGTAAAATTATGGGATGATGAACATACCAGCGTCCCTCGAAACTATTATACAAATATATAAGCATTTCACCTTCAAATCCTTGGTTACTTGTGCTCTAATCTCTTGGAAATCTCGCATGGGATTAGGTTTGCCGTCTGTGAGTACAACCATAACGTTAGGTTTGTTTGCCCTGTCTCCACCAGCTACGGTGAACAGTTCATCTCTCGCCTTTTTCAGAGCCAAATCAGTACGAGTGACTGGGTCTCTCTCATCAGGAGTAAAATTTATTTCCTTGGATATCCTCTCTTTAAGTTTGTCGATGTTGTAGTACTTTGAATCAGCGAAATTGAACTCTACCTCTACGTTCGTCCTAGGTAGAGACAAAGATTTGGAAAGAAGCTCATTTCATAGTCTCAATCATCTTCGTCATAACCACGATGAAAATATTCATCTTGTTTATTCAGGTAAACTAGTTCAGACTTCAGAAGTGATTCATCGTTTAATTTAATTGCTAAAGTTCTGTTTCGTCTGGTTAGGAATAACATAACGCAATCGATCGTTTGTATCAGAGCACTTGCAATTGTGTCATGACACGTGCAACTGTATTTAATCGCCTAGCAACCACTTGTTTCAAATCACCATTTTGTTAATGCTTTATATGGCCAGCTTGTTACTGGTCATTCGTTAATTCGTTAACAGAATTGTAGCATTAAAACGATAAATTACATCTGAAGCCTGAACAAGTTCATCTGATTACATTCACTGCTCCTGTAAAGTTGAGCGCTCTTCGAAAATCGTTTCGCactacaaattttattttatcttgtttATTCGATATTTATTAACAACAGCAAACCAACAGAGGATGGATCCCCAAGAAGGCGGACCAAGAGACTCACTTATTTATTTGAATAATAAGTAAAGAGCCAGtttaaagggacagtttcacggttttgcgcatgtccaagctttagcgctagcagttgtaacttttacggtttcttactgaaccagatgatgttaattaaacacagagagtattaaagcaaatacactgaatgactaaggcccaaatttggtggaagacactgcGGGTTTACAGAGAAAATATCGAATTTACTTTTGATCTCCAATTTATTGTATGGGTCGAAAATTTTttctacgcacgagttgtcataacgcacgagtaatctattcgcatgcagtaggttcataacacaaaggaaatgattacaaaaataattccaAAAAGTAATACCACTTCTATGGcattgtttccgtttcctgcatcagtgctttcgattgtttcaataacaatggaattaaatgggctgacgcccatgcgcagagacgagaaactctccctttaagaTCAAGGGAAATCCTACGCAAGTAATATAAAGGAAAACTAATACTGTAAGAGAAATATGAAAACATTAACATGACCAGAAAAAAGCAATCCCTTATTTTGCGATCTTttagctttttgtttttgtctttcgtTAGGTCTGCTTACTTTTGGTCAGTTTCTGTGAGCATTGAAATGCAGAAATAGCGAAATTCAGAAATCCATGATGGCACAACCCAGGCGATAATGAGACGATGGTTTTATATTAAGTGGTTATTCTATTTACGAAATAAAAAatatgtaccgtgtttctatcgagttttaTATaaccaagttattctcgcattttgattggttcttgcccatgatctattagaggacagacacaagattgacgtcaccatcagcttttatgcgaataacgtttaattctttattatatgaaacaaatagattccatgttgccgtgcgtctgttcagtaatagaacgcagaagacgtcaaaatgtggtaagaacatcagcgACACATTCAGCTATTGCCTCGTGTaccacttttttgtttttagcacattttgacgtcatctgtgatctattactgaacagacgcacggcaacatggaatctatttgttaaatggacACACGATTctaaccaatcagcgcccgtagtttcttaggactgttttctaaaactagtttcaaaCGGCGTCCAtcttggatttcaaaattgtGTCCAAAACTACAAAAGCTTAAAAAATACGACCAAAGAGTAATCAAAACCTCTAGAGAAACGCCCCAATGTTAAAACAACACGAAAACGTTATAGATTTTTTGATTACAGAGATGAATTACCCGCACGTTGccatcaaaataaataaaccttGACGTAACAAACCAAGTTGTTCGAGGAAAACTTCTCAAAAAGTCACTTCACTGAACCTATAAACGTTGAAGACGGCCACACTATGATACAGCATTTGATAAGTGTACAAAAATGGTCACGACTCAAACAATATTTACTTAAAGGTAATCAGTCCAAAGTGATCCAGATCCTCTCCAGGGTTGAAATTTGAAACCAGATCTTTTAAGAAGCCTATAGCCATGGGCATGTCGGATGGATCAATGAGCATGCTGTTTGATTGGTCCAAAAGTATTGCGATGTCGAGTCCTGCGTTACAAGGGAGCTCTGTAGGAAAGAAAACTTGGTAAATTCTTTCATCTGGAAACCTCACAGTAAAATGGCTCGGTTTGACTTTCTTATTTGCATGGTTAAATAGTAATACAGGAAACATTTCAaactaatatatatatttagccaagcctaaaagcgaagctcCACAATTCCTTTCCCATACCATTTTTAAAAGACCTAAGATTGGTGAATTAAACCTATTTGTTTTTctattgtggtttttttttttttttttttttggagcgattctagaataccctgccatttttTCACTCCTGCGGTCAAAAGTCAAGTGTCAGTTCAAGGAGTATAACTAGTGCTCCCCCAGTCGAAAGCTAAGTATAATTCCGCTCGCTTTATCCCATTACTGgcgtttttgtttgttttacaacGTTTGGTGAACGAAAAGTTTCACTTTAAGAGGAAAAATCAAACGTTTCGCCACGATAGGAAATTTCTGCTCGATTCCAAGTATACTCTACCAAATCCCggtgacgtcacttccggtTAACATGAGATGCACACGTGCCGCCGTGGATAATCAGTGCACATTGCGAAGTCGTGGAGTTCAGAActatagaccttttcggcttgtacattttgttttcccaatacagatcatgtgataatactcaggaggtttggtcttttgttttgttcattaaaataagggcatgcaagcatgaatgtgcctgcatgcactctttttaatgaacaaaacaaagagcGGAGTTCTCTAAGTTGTGTGAGATATTCTGCTCACCAGTGGTTCCAGAAATCATCGAGGATGCGCTGTAAGAACCTTGATCTCCTTGAAAACGCTTCCTGGGTATGTGCAACTTCAATGGAACAGTTCTTTGATGGTATTGACGAAAGTCTTCGGCCTATGACCAGGCGAGACGGCGTCAGGGGTTCCTCGAACTCATCATAAACGTACGTCAACGGACGTGAATTTAACACTGCTTCAACTTCTACAAGGATTGTAGACAGTTCGTCGTGATTCAATCGCGCATTGCATAGACACTTCTTTAAACTTAACTTGACAGACTTCACAAGACGTTCAAAAAAACCACCCCACCAAGGGGCTGCCTCAACATTGAACCTCCATTTTGTAACATCACTCTGACAATAGGCCCGCACCCTTGAGTCCGTAAAAGTCTTTCCATTGTCACTGACAATCAAGGTTGGGGTTCCCCTTCTTCCCTTAAATCGAGCGAGGGCCTTGACAAAACTTTCCGCTGGCAGACTTGGCACAAGTTCGAGATGAACAGCTCGGCTTATAGCGCATGTGAATAAGGCTATGTAAACTTGTTCATTCCTCCCCCTGCAGCGAATATATCCCTGACATACATAGGACCCGCGAGGTCCACTCCAACACGGGAGAACGCAAACTCGTTACTTAGCCGGAAATCAGGAAGCGATGGGGAATGAGGAACTGCATAACTTCTACCTTCTATCTTCTTAAAAACAGATTGGAAGATTATCTTCCACAGGGTGATAACTTGGCTCAGAATACTTCTCTTTGTAATAGGACAACCATTGTTGGTTTCCATTGGAGAGGCCAAGTTCAGAGAGAACATGTCACTTTCAGTGTCCGATCCAATTCCAAGTACTTTACACCTTACATTGCAGGGTTTACCTTTTGCCCTGCACTGAGAACTTGAGAAGGTCTGATCTTCTTCTTGAATCTTACATTCTTCAACAGGCTTGGTTGAAAGTTCAACATCCCGAGGATACTCTCTTTCATGTTGTTCAATTCTTTTCTGAACTA
Above is a window of Montipora capricornis isolate CH-2021 chromosome 6, ASM3666992v2, whole genome shotgun sequence DNA encoding:
- the LOC138051689 gene encoding matrilin-3-like; amino-acid sequence: MNTSLFSTMAFGWILALVTLSFSGMVGSTDMICPASETCTEWLPVSECTKTCSGGTKKVSRTCTATMKCNEQPCELPCNAGLDIAILLDQSNSMLIDPSDMPMAIGFLKDLVSNFNPGEDLDHFGLITFKTNVEVEFNFADSKYYNIDKLKERISKEINFTPDERDPVTRTDLALKKARDELFTVAGGDRANKPNVMVVLTDGKPNPMRDFQEIRAQVTKDLKAKKVVTLAVGAGRDIDHDTLQLIAGPGNPVFHVQRFSQLKNRIDDIKSTICPEPEK